Sequence from the Mesorhizobium sp. PAMC28654 genome:
TACCATTTGGTCGAGAAGCCGCCCCAGACGGTGACCAGTTTCGACTCGTTGAAAGAGAAGACGATGAGCAGCACGATCGGCAGATAGAGAAAGGCAAAGCCCAGCACGATCGAGGTGATGTTGAAGCGGCTCCAGGTCGCGTTCATTTGTCTTGCTCCTGGGCGCGCGCCTGGGCCTGTTGGAAGATCATGATCGGCACGGTCAACAGCAGCAGCAGGATGACGGCCACGGCCGATGAAACGGGCCAGTCGCGGTTGGCGAAGAACTCGTTCCACAAGGTCTTGCCGATCATCAGCGTCTGCGACCCGCCGAGCAGATCGGGAATGACGAACTCACCGACTGCGGGGATGAAGACCAGAAGGCAACCGGCGATGACGCCAGGCAGCGACAGCGGGAAGGTGATCTTCCAGAAGGCTGATGTCGGCGGGCAGCCCAGATCCTTTGCCGCCTCGACCAGCGAGTAATCCATCTTCTCCAGCGAGGAATAGAGCGGCAGCACCATGAAAGGCAGGTAGGAATAGACGATGCCGATGAAGATCGCGGTATAGGTGTTGAGGATAATCAGCGGCTGGCTGATGACGCCGGTGGCGAGCAGCAGCTGGTTGAGCAGGCCCTCGGGTTTGAGGATGCCTATCCAGGCATAGACGCGGATCAGGAACGACGTCCAGAACGGCAGGATGACCAGCATCAGCAATGTCGGGCGGATCGAGGCCGGCGCACGCGCCATGCCATAGGCGATCGGGTAGCCGACCAGCAGCGTCAGGATGGTCGATATGCCGGCGATGACCACGCTGGAGACATAGGCGTTGAAGTACAGCGCATCCTGCGTCAGCCAGACGTAGTTGTCGAAACTGAAGCCGCCAAACCTTGAGAAGAACCCGGATACGCCGTCGCTGAAGTCGAGCGTGGGCGTATAGGGCGGCATGGCGATCGCCGTCTGCGACAGCGATATCTTGAAGACGATGATGAACGGAACGAGGAAGAAGAAGAGCAGCCAGACATAGGGAATGATAATGACAAGCCGGCTAATGAAGCC
This genomic interval carries:
- a CDS encoding ABC transporter permease subunit, producing MSNVAIADTVAPSGASKSILARLGAGFISRLVIIIPYVWLLFFFLVPFIIVFKISLSQTAIAMPPYTPTLDFSDGVSGFFSRFGGFSFDNYVWLTQDALYFNAYVSSVVIAGISTILTLLVGYPIAYGMARAPASIRPTLLMLVILPFWTSFLIRVYAWIGILKPEGLLNQLLLATGVISQPLIILNTYTAIFIGIVYSYLPFMVLPLYSSLEKMDYSLVEAAKDLGCPPTSAFWKITFPLSLPGVIAGCLLVFIPAVGEFVIPDLLGGSQTLMIGKTLWNEFFANRDWPVSSAVAVILLLLLTVPIMIFQQAQARAQEQDK